From a single Bryobacter aggregatus MPL3 genomic region:
- a CDS encoding TolC family protein — protein MKSNAFLVFLAVSLSAETHKMDMKSALQRALQQSPEVILSRIDEANSQQSVQIARDPFFPKVILGSGLAYTNGFPMSIEGSAPSIVQIKAIQSLINRPQSYLLAKAKVDAKSAQQLVQMKRDEVLEKTAKLYLDADRAARNLKIISGQIENMENVLASVTARRDEGRALAIEVQRADINLKRSRQRQRVLATELKQTEHALAYVLGYDAQDSVEANSQVAMDMSLAPEPDIAVREALENSRELKKLQSDLQAKNLEVQSNKAAWLPQMDLVAQYGLFSRFNNYDVYFKHFQQNNTQLGVSFKFPLIPGTAPRAQAQQALNEVSRLRLQVANVRNRIEIDTRKLFDDLQLQREGRELAKLDLDVAREQINIYLVQLEEGKASRRQVEESRFLEAEKWLAYWDAQYLYDRARVSLLAATGGLMTLAAN, from the coding sequence ATGAAGTCCAACGCATTCCTCGTATTTCTCGCCGTCTCGCTCTCCGCCGAAACCCACAAGATGGACATGAAGTCCGCGCTCCAGCGCGCGCTCCAGCAGTCCCCCGAAGTGATTCTCAGCCGCATCGACGAGGCGAACTCACAGCAAAGCGTCCAGATCGCCCGCGACCCGTTCTTCCCGAAAGTAATCCTCGGCAGTGGCCTCGCGTACACGAACGGCTTCCCGATGAGCATCGAGGGCAGCGCCCCGTCCATCGTCCAGATCAAAGCCATCCAGAGCCTGATCAACCGGCCGCAGAGCTATTTGCTGGCCAAGGCAAAGGTCGATGCCAAGAGCGCGCAGCAGCTCGTGCAGATGAAACGGGATGAGGTTCTCGAAAAGACGGCCAAGCTCTACCTCGACGCCGACCGCGCCGCCCGCAACCTCAAGATCATCAGCGGGCAGATTGAGAATATGGAGAACGTCCTCGCCAGCGTCACCGCGCGCCGCGACGAAGGCCGCGCGCTCGCAATCGAGGTCCAACGCGCCGACATCAATCTCAAACGGTCGCGCCAGCGCCAGCGCGTGCTGGCCACGGAACTGAAACAGACCGAACACGCCCTTGCCTATGTGCTCGGCTACGACGCGCAGGATTCCGTCGAAGCCAATTCGCAAGTGGCGATGGACATGTCTCTCGCCCCGGAACCGGACATCGCGGTTCGAGAAGCGCTCGAGAACAGCCGCGAGTTGAAGAAGCTGCAGAGCGATCTGCAGGCCAAAAATCTGGAAGTGCAGTCCAACAAGGCGGCATGGCTCCCCCAGATGGATCTCGTGGCGCAGTACGGCCTGTTTTCAAGGTTCAACAACTACGACGTCTACTTCAAACACTTCCAGCAGAACAACACCCAGCTCGGCGTCAGCTTCAAGTTCCCGCTCATCCCCGGCACCGCGCCACGCGCCCAGGCCCAGCAGGCATTGAACGAGGTATCGCGGCTACGCCTCCAGGTGGCCAATGTCCGCAACCGCATTGAAATCGATACCCGTAAGCTCTTCGACGACCTCCAACTCCAACGCGAAGGCCGCGAACTGGCGAAGCTCGATCTCGATGTCGCCCGTGAACAGATCAACATCTACCTCGTCCAACTCGAAGAAGGCAAAGCCAGCCGCCGCCAGGTGGAGGAGTCTCGCTTTCTGGAAGCAGAGAAATGGCTGGCCTACTGGGATGCCCAATATCTCTACGATCGGGCTCGTGTTTCCCTGCTCGCCGCCACCGGCGGGCTCATGACCCTTGCTGCAAACTAA
- the hemL gene encoding glutamate-1-semialdehyde 2,1-aminomutase, with product MNKSRSTSLLERARQIIPGGVNSPVRAFRSVGGGPLFIKRGDGCRMTDEDGNSFIDYVGSWGPLILGHKPKCVIEALEAVLEIGTSFGAPTEREIVLAEAIRDAVPSMEMLRLVNSGTEATMSALRVARGFTGRDLCIKFEGCYHGHVDSLLVKAGSGLATFGLSDSAGVPAAFAATTISVPFNNLAAVEQAFDNYDGQIASIIVEPVAGNMGCIPPAPGFLEGLRTLCTRHGALLIFDEVMTGFRVAYGGAQARFGVKPDLTALGKIIGGGLPIAAYGGRADVMSHVSPTGPIYQAGTLSGNPLAVSAGIAMLQYLKAHPEVYTTIEERTAALCADPLPGVTVNRVGSMFTFFFTNEPVFDYDSAKKSNTVRFGQFFHHMLERGVYLAPSQFEAGFVGYAHSAEDIEATKQAAAQFSA from the coding sequence ATGAATAAATCCCGTTCCACAAGCCTGCTCGAACGAGCAAGGCAGATCATCCCTGGTGGCGTCAATTCGCCGGTCCGCGCCTTCCGCAGTGTCGGCGGCGGGCCCCTCTTTATCAAGCGCGGCGACGGCTGCCGCATGACGGACGAAGACGGCAACTCCTTCATCGACTATGTCGGCAGTTGGGGGCCACTGATCCTCGGACACAAGCCGAAGTGTGTCATCGAAGCGCTCGAAGCGGTGCTCGAGATCGGCACCAGCTTTGGCGCGCCAACCGAGCGGGAAATCGTACTCGCCGAAGCGATTCGCGATGCAGTGCCGTCGATGGAGATGCTCCGCCTGGTCAACAGCGGCACTGAGGCGACAATGAGCGCCCTGCGTGTCGCGCGTGGCTTCACCGGCCGCGACCTCTGCATCAAGTTCGAGGGTTGCTACCACGGCCACGTCGATTCCCTGCTCGTCAAAGCAGGCTCGGGTCTGGCCACCTTTGGCCTCAGCGATAGCGCTGGCGTCCCCGCCGCCTTCGCCGCCACCACCATCTCTGTCCCCTTCAACAACCTCGCCGCTGTCGAGCAGGCTTTTGACAATTACGACGGCCAGATCGCCTCGATCATTGTCGAGCCCGTGGCTGGCAACATGGGTTGCATCCCACCCGCGCCCGGCTTTCTCGAAGGGCTACGCACACTGTGCACCCGTCACGGCGCTCTGCTGATTTTCGATGAAGTCATGACTGGCTTCCGGGTTGCCTATGGCGGTGCGCAAGCCCGCTTTGGCGTCAAGCCCGACCTCACCGCGCTCGGCAAAATCATCGGCGGTGGTCTGCCGATTGCCGCCTACGGTGGCCGCGCCGATGTGATGAGTCATGTCTCGCCCACCGGCCCCATCTACCAGGCCGGAACCTTATCGGGCAACCCGCTCGCCGTCTCGGCTGGCATCGCGATGCTGCAATACCTGAAGGCGCATCCGGAAGTGTATACGACAATCGAAGAGCGCACAGCGGCTCTCTGCGCCGATCCGCTCCCGGGAGTAACGGTCAACCGCGTTGGGTCGATGTTCACCTTCTTCTTTACGAACGAGCCGGTCTTTGACTACGACTCGGCAAAGAAGAGCAACACTGTTCGTTTTGGCCAATTCTTCCATCACATGCTCGAACGCGGTGTCTATCTGGCGCCTTCGCAGTTTGAAGCGGGCTTTGTCGGCTACGCTCACTCGGCGGAAGACATCGAAGCCACCAAGCAGGCTGCCGCTCAGTTCAGCGCGTAG
- a CDS encoding FAD-binding oxidoreductase has translation MWDYLEDASNYKGFAEKIQIPQNEAELIAMLTEAQASGIPVTIAGAGSGLTGGRVPEGGWSISLEKLNSIEIRDGSAVCGAGAILRDLHAAARKTGQFYPPDPTETMAAIGGTISCNSSGSRSFLYGATRRWILRLRVALMDGRVIDVRRGEAIDFEVPAVYKPASSKHSAGYPLAPGMDWIDLFTGSEGTLGVVIEAELKLLPLPKELLNGIVFFSSDEDAINAVEAWRHVPGLRMLEYADQASLELIRAKYDDLPRQAAACVIVEQILEDDSALDAWEERLTAQKALAEQSWFGSTEADRERFRLFRHSLAEHVIALVRQLGFPKLGSDFSVPVEKNREMMAYYRNRIASGFGGRSVIFGHIGDAHVHVNLFPGNDEQVAEGKKLMQDFAAKSVELGGTIAAEHGLGKRKRDFLPLMFSPAEIAAMQAVKLRLDPKWLLGRGNLFPTSPVHPAA, from the coding sequence ATGTGGGATTACCTCGAGGACGCCTCGAACTATAAGGGTTTCGCGGAGAAGATTCAAATTCCGCAAAACGAAGCGGAACTGATCGCGATGCTGACTGAGGCGCAGGCGAGCGGGATTCCCGTGACGATTGCCGGAGCCGGGTCCGGGCTGACCGGAGGACGGGTGCCGGAAGGCGGCTGGTCGATTTCGCTCGAGAAGTTGAACTCGATCGAGATCCGGGACGGCTCTGCCGTGTGTGGCGCCGGTGCGATTCTGCGGGATCTGCATGCGGCGGCGCGCAAGACGGGGCAGTTCTATCCGCCGGACCCGACCGAGACGATGGCCGCGATTGGCGGCACGATCTCGTGCAACTCTTCTGGGTCGCGGAGCTTTCTTTATGGAGCGACGCGGCGCTGGATCCTGCGGTTGCGGGTGGCGCTGATGGATGGGCGGGTGATCGATGTCCGGCGTGGCGAAGCGATCGATTTTGAGGTGCCGGCCGTCTACAAGCCGGCATCGAGCAAGCATTCGGCAGGCTACCCGCTCGCACCGGGCATGGATTGGATCGATCTGTTTACCGGAAGTGAGGGAACACTGGGCGTCGTCATCGAGGCGGAACTGAAGCTGTTGCCCTTGCCGAAGGAATTGTTGAACGGGATTGTGTTTTTCTCGAGCGACGAAGATGCGATCAACGCGGTGGAAGCCTGGCGGCATGTGCCGGGGCTGCGGATGCTCGAGTATGCCGATCAGGCTTCGCTTGAGTTGATTCGTGCAAAGTATGACGATCTGCCGCGCCAAGCCGCTGCTTGTGTGATCGTCGAGCAGATCCTGGAAGATGATTCCGCGCTCGATGCCTGGGAGGAGCGGCTGACGGCGCAGAAGGCCTTGGCTGAGCAGAGCTGGTTCGGTTCGACGGAGGCAGACCGGGAGCGTTTCCGGTTGTTCCGGCATTCGCTCGCCGAGCATGTGATTGCGCTGGTGCGGCAGTTGGGCTTTCCGAAATTAGGGTCTGACTTCTCAGTGCCGGTGGAAAAGAATCGCGAGATGATGGCGTATTACCGGAACCGGATTGCTTCGGGCTTCGGCGGCCGCTCGGTGATTTTCGGACATATCGGTGATGCGCATGTGCATGTGAATCTGTTTCCAGGCAATGACGAGCAAGTGGCCGAAGGCAAGAAGCTGATGCAGGACTTTGCGGCGAAGAGCGTGGAACTCGGCGGCACGATTGCGGCCGAGCACGGGCTGGGCAAACGCAAGCGCGACTTTCTGCCACTGATGTTTTCGCCGGCCGAGATTGCGGCGATGCAGGCCGTTAAGCTTCGCTTGGACCCGAAGTGGCTTTTGGGCCGCGGGAATCTATTCCCCACGTCTCCAGTGCATCCCGCAGCTTAA
- a CDS encoding amidohydrolase translates to MFLILVLVAFSAFGQVADLVIENATVYTVDQTKPGAKSLAIKDGKFLAVGGDMKKHIGPKTQRIDAHGAAIIPGLIDAHVHLRGLGDLLETFDMRFTKTKEEVAQQVKQAAAKLPAGEWVRGRNWDQTNWGGEFPNADDISKVVNDRPVYLTRVDGHAGWANRRALELAGVSKATPDPPGGQIVRDKDGNPTGVFVDAAQGLVTRKIPDLSFEQVKRRLKLAAEASVKLGLTSVHDAGIGTPERDAYRELIRENALPLRVYAMIGGTGSLWQEYAKSGPEIGDHLTVRSVKLYADGALGSRGAALWQPYSDDKSTNGLLVTTQETLEDQIAEVAAKQFQVCTHAIGDRANRIVLDSYAKVLAGKNDRRFRVEHAQVISLPDFQRFKDFDIIPSMQATHATSDMRWAAQRLGPDRMAGAYAWRRFLKMGIKIANGSDFPVEDPNPLWGFYATFTRQDHNGEPKGGWIPEEALTRAEALESFTLTPARAAFEENQKGSITVGKLADFLILDRDIMTIAPKDVLGTKIRATYVGGKRVYALN, encoded by the coding sequence ATGTTTCTTATTCTAGTCCTCGTCGCCTTTTCGGCATTCGGTCAGGTAGCTGATCTTGTGATCGAAAATGCCACCGTCTACACAGTAGATCAGACGAAGCCTGGCGCGAAGAGTCTTGCCATCAAGGACGGGAAATTCCTCGCTGTTGGCGGAGACATGAAGAAGCATATCGGCCCGAAAACACAGCGCATCGATGCCCATGGCGCCGCGATCATCCCCGGCTTGATCGATGCTCACGTCCACCTTCGCGGGCTCGGCGATTTGCTCGAAACCTTCGACATGCGCTTTACCAAAACAAAGGAAGAAGTCGCGCAACAAGTGAAGCAGGCTGCGGCGAAACTGCCTGCCGGGGAATGGGTGCGCGGCCGCAATTGGGACCAGACAAACTGGGGCGGGGAGTTTCCCAACGCGGACGACATCAGTAAAGTGGTCAACGACCGCCCGGTCTATCTCACCCGCGTCGATGGGCATGCCGGTTGGGCAAACCGCCGCGCGCTCGAACTGGCTGGCGTCAGTAAGGCGACGCCAGATCCTCCAGGAGGCCAAATTGTCCGCGACAAAGACGGCAACCCGACCGGAGTCTTTGTCGACGCGGCGCAAGGCCTGGTCACTCGCAAGATTCCAGATCTCAGTTTCGAACAGGTAAAGCGCCGGCTGAAGCTGGCTGCTGAAGCCAGCGTGAAACTCGGGCTCACCAGCGTTCATGACGCAGGCATCGGCACGCCGGAGCGCGATGCCTACCGCGAACTGATCCGCGAGAATGCTCTCCCCTTACGTGTCTACGCCATGATCGGCGGCACGGGCAGCCTTTGGCAGGAGTACGCAAAGAGCGGCCCTGAGATTGGCGATCACCTGACCGTCCGTAGCGTGAAGCTCTATGCGGACGGCGCGCTCGGCTCGCGCGGCGCGGCTTTGTGGCAGCCTTATTCCGACGACAAATCGACGAACGGACTACTGGTCACCACCCAAGAGACCCTCGAAGACCAGATTGCCGAAGTGGCCGCGAAGCAGTTTCAAGTTTGCACGCACGCCATTGGCGACCGCGCGAACCGCATTGTACTGGACAGCTATGCGAAGGTCTTAGCGGGTAAGAATGACCGCCGTTTCCGCGTCGAGCATGCGCAGGTGATCTCGCTGCCGGACTTCCAACGCTTCAAGGACTTCGACATCATTCCTTCGATGCAGGCGACGCATGCTACGAGTGACATGCGCTGGGCCGCACAGCGTTTGGGCCCAGATCGTATGGCCGGAGCCTATGCCTGGAGGCGTTTTTTGAAGATGGGCATCAAGATTGCGAACGGCAGCGATTTCCCGGTGGAAGACCCGAATCCGCTTTGGGGCTTCTATGCCACCTTCACTCGCCAGGATCACAATGGAGAACCGAAGGGCGGCTGGATTCCCGAGGAGGCGCTCACCCGGGCCGAAGCTTTAGAGAGCTTTACGCTGACGCCCGCCCGGGCTGCTTTTGAGGAGAATCAGAAGGGTTCGATCACGGTTGGAAAGCTGGCAGACTTCCTCATCCTCGACCGCGACATCATGACGATTGCCCCGAAGGATGTCCTTGGCACCAAGATCCGTGCGACCTATGTCGGCGGCAAGCGGGTCTACGCGCTGAACTGA
- a CDS encoding MauE/DoxX family redox-associated membrane protein codes for MPQPQKWKGAVAWTGAVLAAALFLLAGIWKMTDPIEAGARLAQARVPGMLSEFAAVSFGIAETFAAILILIPRYRKLGAYLIGLMLVAFMIWVGYFYQELQGKECSCFPWIKRAVGPGFFIGDGIMLAGAVAAGWWARWNTEWKLPAVLLVALSVFGVSSYVYALSKQSGAVAPESVQMVNGETHNLREGRQAIYFFDPQCMHCFHAAQAMSKLDFNGTKVLAVPTEVKQFAGQFLTDTKFSVAQISNDTDKLKKAFPFGDPPFLVLLENGRQKAAINQFDEPAFPKRIIDLGFATVKE; via the coding sequence ATGCCACAGCCCCAAAAATGGAAAGGAGCTGTGGCCTGGACGGGTGCGGTGCTCGCGGCAGCCCTGTTTTTATTGGCTGGAATCTGGAAAATGACCGATCCGATCGAGGCCGGAGCACGCCTTGCACAGGCCCGCGTCCCAGGAATGTTGAGTGAGTTTGCCGCCGTCTCTTTTGGCATCGCCGAGACCTTTGCCGCCATCCTGATCCTGATCCCGCGCTATCGCAAACTCGGCGCTTATCTGATCGGTTTGATGCTGGTCGCCTTCATGATCTGGGTCGGCTACTTCTATCAGGAGTTGCAGGGCAAGGAGTGCAGTTGCTTCCCCTGGATCAAGCGGGCGGTGGGTCCTGGTTTCTTCATCGGCGACGGCATCATGCTGGCAGGCGCGGTAGCGGCCGGGTGGTGGGCGCGGTGGAATACAGAGTGGAAGCTGCCTGCGGTGCTGCTGGTGGCGCTGAGTGTGTTTGGGGTATCGAGCTATGTCTATGCTCTGAGCAAACAGAGCGGCGCGGTTGCGCCCGAGAGCGTCCAGATGGTGAATGGCGAGACGCACAATCTGCGCGAAGGCCGGCAGGCAATCTACTTCTTCGATCCGCAGTGCATGCACTGCTTCCATGCGGCGCAGGCCATGTCGAAGCTCGATTTTAATGGGACGAAAGTGCTGGCCGTCCCAACGGAAGTGAAGCAGTTTGCCGGACAGTTTCTAACCGACACCAAGTTCAGCGTCGCCCAGATCTCCAATGATACGGACAAGTTGAAGAAGGCTTTCCCGTTTGGCGATCCGCCGTTCCTGGTGCTGCTTGAGAACGGCCGGCAGAAGGCGGCGATCAATCAATTTGACGAACCGGCGTTCCCCAAGCGGATCATCGACCTGGGGTTCGCTACAGTGAAAGAATGA
- a CDS encoding 3-keto-disaccharide hydrolase encodes MRILLLFSFALSLLGQPKGYTALFDGKTLNGWESRGDGIWNVIDGGILVGQRDVDPKSIAPGKRFTTEKEYLTWLNTQAWLYTRDSFENFDLHVEFWTKEHGNSGISLHDPSRAAGAIAPTPDFTKTPARIAYEIQINNNYPDPHPTGSIYSFMDAPKDALRENQWNSMDIAVRRDSITVKLNGREVAKTAPTPSAPPAAPSACNCMTSSASSSSRTSGSGEFRTKGLLAWPE; translated from the coding sequence ATGAGAATTCTGCTGCTCTTTTCTTTCGCGCTTTCCCTCCTCGGCCAGCCCAAGGGTTACACGGCCCTGTTCGACGGCAAAACCCTGAATGGATGGGAGAGCCGCGGCGATGGAATCTGGAATGTCATCGACGGCGGCATCCTTGTCGGCCAGCGGGATGTCGATCCGAAAAGCATCGCCCCCGGCAAGCGCTTCACCACCGAAAAGGAATACCTCACCTGGCTGAACACCCAGGCCTGGCTCTATACCAGGGATAGTTTTGAGAACTTCGACCTCCACGTCGAGTTCTGGACCAAGGAACACGGCAACAGCGGCATCAGCCTGCACGACCCCTCCCGCGCCGCCGGCGCCATCGCCCCCACCCCGGACTTCACTAAGACTCCGGCGCGCATCGCCTACGAAATCCAGATCAACAACAACTACCCCGATCCCCACCCCACCGGCAGCATCTACAGCTTCATGGACGCGCCCAAGGATGCGCTCCGCGAGAACCAATGGAACAGCATGGACATCGCCGTCCGCCGCGATTCGATCACCGTCAAGCTGAACGGACGCGAAGTCGCCAAGACCGCCCCGACCCCAAGCGCGCCACCAGCGGCCCCATCGGCTTGCAATTGCATGACCAGTTCAGCATCATCCAGTTCAAGAACATCTGGATCCGGAGAATTTCGAACTAAGGGCTTGCTAGCATGGCCTGAGTAG
- a CDS encoding NAD(P)/FAD-dependent oxidoreductase: MKKVAVLGGGPAGAQAAEMLSAAGVNTILIDEKLAWEKPCGGGITYKAYEKYPYLFENETAKKVVTETYIGAHKSPSIKMNLNQPILIYSRLELNKLLLERADRAGAQIEQERVTAIEEREKGWSLKTRSGSIEADYVIVATGARNPLRDVGTQWTPDDTMVALGYYIPTTQPHIDIQFLDRLEGYIWVFPRQGHLSAGICGRGETAHQLRARLERYLDEKGINWKQGQLYAHMLPSLSRAHWRNNRVAGKRWMAVGDAAGFVDPITGEGIYYAIRSGDLASQVVCAATFDPVTAGAAYRSRIEEDFMHDLEFGASFAQKLYLGRFFFKSIPDCIVQYMQRSPKLYELMQDIFSGTQDYLSLRNRLFRNLNGTVNEAVVNFIFQRIIPEPPVGARVPAR, from the coding sequence GTGAAGAAAGTCGCCGTATTGGGTGGCGGCCCTGCCGGTGCGCAAGCAGCGGAAATGCTTTCTGCGGCCGGGGTCAATACGATCCTGATCGACGAGAAACTGGCTTGGGAAAAACCCTGCGGCGGCGGCATCACCTATAAGGCTTACGAAAAGTACCCTTATCTGTTTGAGAACGAGACGGCCAAAAAGGTCGTCACTGAAACCTACATTGGGGCGCACAAATCCCCCAGCATCAAGATGAATCTGAACCAGCCGATCCTCATCTATTCGCGGCTGGAGTTGAACAAGTTACTGCTCGAACGCGCAGACCGCGCCGGTGCGCAGATCGAACAAGAACGGGTCACCGCTATCGAGGAACGTGAGAAGGGCTGGAGTCTGAAGACTCGCTCAGGCTCGATTGAAGCCGATTACGTCATCGTCGCCACCGGCGCGCGCAATCCATTGCGCGATGTCGGCACCCAATGGACGCCGGACGATACGATGGTCGCCCTCGGCTACTACATCCCCACCACGCAGCCCCATATCGACATCCAGTTTCTCGATCGTCTCGAAGGCTATATCTGGGTGTTCCCCCGCCAGGGCCATCTCTCGGCAGGCATTTGCGGACGGGGAGAAACGGCGCACCAACTGCGTGCCCGCCTCGAACGCTATCTCGACGAAAAGGGAATCAACTGGAAGCAGGGCCAACTCTACGCCCACATGCTTCCCTCGCTGTCGCGCGCCCACTGGCGCAACAACCGCGTGGCCGGAAAGCGTTGGATGGCCGTCGGCGACGCAGCCGGCTTTGTCGACCCGATCACCGGCGAAGGCATCTACTACGCGATCCGTTCCGGCGACCTCGCCAGCCAGGTGGTCTGCGCGGCCACGTTTGATCCCGTTACCGCAGGAGCCGCCTACCGGTCGCGCATCGAAGAAGACTTCATGCACGACCTCGAGTTTGGCGCCAGCTTCGCGCAGAAGCTCTACTTAGGCCGCTTCTTCTTCAAGAGCATCCCCGATTGCATCGTGCAGTACATGCAGCGCAGTCCGAAGCTCTATGAGTTGATGCAGGACATCTTCTCCGGCACGCAGGACTATCTGAGCCTGCGCAACCGTCTCTTCCGCAATCTGAATGGCACGGTCAATGAGGCCGTCGTCAACTTTATCTTCCAACGCATCATTCCGGAGCCGCCGGTGGGCGCTCGAGTTCCAGCCCGTTAG
- a CDS encoding ribonuclease J, with amino-acid sequence MPTGKLQVIPLGGLGEFGMNSMALRYEDDIIVIDAGMMFPDSELLGVDIVTPDFSYLKDHREKVRALILTHGHEDHIGGVPYLISQVNIPVYGTPFTLAMAERRLEEHHLLKQTDLREVEAGGKFEIGPFKIHFIRVTHSIPSTVALAITTPLGVVLHTADFKIDQTPIDDEHFDLHAFAEYGKRGVLLLMSDSTNVERTGYSESERAVRPRLEQIFATATKRLIFSTFSSSIHRLQQIMDVAKKYDRKVAFLGRSMLATTELSHELGLLHIPDNILLRPQDIMDTPAHRLCCVVSGTQGEPMSSLSRVAVDNHKSLSVKQGDTVVLSSRIIPGNEKPIGRLMNHFARRGAEIIYGGGSPPIHVSGHGYREELKLILNLVRPKYFMPVHGEYLQLIRHAQLASHLVGQGLESTFIVEDGESLMIDERGARKGEKINAGRICIDSGSLGDVVEDMIIRDRRHLSEDGFVIIVIGIDQGTGQMQGPPELISRGFVSLEESSELLPFAKQVVIKTIEASNAEERKDWGVMKEKIRNDLKRFLNRETKRRPMIVPVVLEV; translated from the coding sequence ATGCCAACAGGCAAACTGCAAGTTATCCCCCTCGGAGGCCTTGGCGAGTTCGGTATGAACTCCATGGCTCTCCGCTATGAAGACGACATTATCGTCATAGACGCTGGCATGATGTTCCCCGACTCCGAGTTGCTCGGCGTCGACATCGTCACGCCCGATTTCTCCTACCTTAAGGACCATCGAGAGAAGGTCCGAGCCCTGATTCTGACCCACGGTCATGAAGACCATATCGGTGGCGTACCTTATCTCATTTCTCAGGTCAACATTCCGGTTTACGGCACGCCCTTCACCTTGGCGATGGCCGAGCGGCGTCTTGAGGAGCACCACCTTCTCAAGCAGACCGATCTGCGCGAAGTGGAGGCGGGCGGCAAGTTCGAGATCGGGCCGTTCAAGATCCATTTCATCCGGGTGACCCACTCGATTCCGTCGACTGTCGCGCTGGCGATCACGACGCCGCTCGGCGTGGTGTTGCATACGGCGGACTTCAAGATCGACCAGACCCCGATCGATGACGAGCATTTTGACCTGCATGCTTTTGCCGAATACGGCAAGCGCGGTGTCCTGCTGCTGATGAGCGATTCGACGAACGTCGAGCGCACGGGGTATTCGGAATCGGAGCGTGCGGTTCGTCCGCGCCTCGAACAGATCTTTGCGACGGCAACCAAACGGCTGATCTTTTCGACCTTCTCCAGTTCGATCCATCGTCTGCAGCAAATCATGGATGTCGCCAAGAAGTATGACCGCAAGGTCGCCTTCCTGGGCCGGAGCATGCTGGCAACGACTGAGTTGTCGCACGAACTCGGGTTGCTGCACATTCCGGATAACATCCTGCTACGGCCGCAAGACATCATGGACACGCCGGCGCACCGGCTGTGCTGTGTCGTCTCTGGCACGCAGGGCGAGCCGATGTCGAGCCTGTCCCGCGTGGCCGTTGATAACCACAAGAGCTTGTCGGTGAAGCAGGGCGATACGGTTGTGTTGTCGAGCCGCATTATCCCGGGCAATGAGAAACCGATTGGCCGCTTGATGAATCACTTTGCCCGCCGTGGCGCCGAGATCATCTATGGCGGCGGATCGCCGCCGATCCATGTCTCCGGCCATGGGTATCGCGAAGAATTGAAGCTGATCCTGAACCTGGTGCGGCCGAAGTATTTCATGCCGGTTCATGGCGAGTACTTACAGTTGATCCGCCATGCGCAGTTGGCCAGCCATCTGGTGGGCCAGGGCCTGGAATCGACCTTTATCGTCGAAGACGGCGAGAGTCTGATGATCGATGAGCGCGGCGCGCGCAAGGGCGAGAAGATCAACGCGGGGCGTATCTGTATTGATTCCGGATCGCTTGGCGATGTGGTCGAAGACATGATCATCCGCGATCGCCGGCATCTGTCGGAAGATGGTTTCGTCATTATTGTGATTGGCATCGATCAGGGAACAGGCCAGATGCAGGGACCGCCTGAATTGATCAGCCGCGGCTTTGTTTCGCTGGAGGAATCGAGCGAACTGCTGCCCTTTGCCAAGCAGGTGGTGATCAAGACGATTGAAGCTTCGAACGCGGAAGAGCGCAAGGACTGGGGCGTCATGAAGGAGAAGATCCGGAATGACCTCAAGCGCTTCCTCAATCGAGAGACAAAACGCCGGCCGATGATCGTGCCGGTTGTATTGGAGGTTTAA